In a genomic window of Xenopus laevis strain J_2021 chromosome 5S, Xenopus_laevis_v10.1, whole genome shotgun sequence:
- the cdc42ep3.S gene encoding cdc42 effector protein 3 encodes MPAKTPIYLKTGSSKKGKKFKLRDILSPDLISPPLGDFRHTIHIGKGGQHDVFGDISFLQGNFELLPGNQGKPRNGHYNGRGEFFRANSTCESVFSETSSPVLKNAISLPTIGGSQALVLPLLSTVTFNSKRDSFSPSRLPRLSCEPVLEEKLLEQSQPYENGHPFDNDHAWKVSSSASCSTNGRSSHSSSLSEPYNDWRASDFFEDSHIACEIESPDMKLEEPLSDLASSLLNLQLDLGPSLLDEVLHVMDKGNA; translated from the coding sequence ATGCCAGCGAAGACACCCATTTATCTAAAAACTGGCAGTAGCAAAAAGGGTAAAAAATTCAAACTAAGGGATATATTGTCCCCTGACTTGATCAGTCCCCCTCTAGGGGATTTCCGTCACACTATACACATCGGGAAAGGTGGGCAACATGATGTGTTTGGTGACATTTCTTTCCTCCAAGGAAATTTTGAGTTGTTGCCTGGCAACCAAGGGAAACCCAGAAATGGACATTATAATGGACGTGGTGAATTTTTCAGGGCAAACAGCACCTGTGAATCTGTGTTTTCAGAAACTTCCTCGCCTGTACTTAAAAATGCAATTTCTCTCCCCACAATCGGAGGATCGCAGGCCTTAGTTCTGCCTTTATTATCCACAGTGACTTTTAACTCTAAAAGGGACTCCTTTAGCCCTTCCAGGTTACCCCGGCTGAGCTGTGAGCCTGTGCTAGAGGAAAAACTATTGGAGCAGAGCCAACCCTATGAAAATGGACACCCATTTGATAATGATCATGCGTGGAAAGTAAGCAGCTCAGCTTCATGCTCTACAAATGGAAGGTCAAGCCATTCTTCCAGCCTCTCAGAACCATATAATGACTGGCGGGCTAGTGACTTTTTTGAAGATAGCCATATTGCATGTGAAATAGAGAGTCCAGACATGAAACTAGAAGAGCCTCTTTCTGACCTGGCGAGTTCACTCCTCAACCTCCAGCTTGACCTTGGCCCATCTCTGTTGGATGAGGTCCTTCATGTCATGGACAAAGGCAATGCTTAG